A stretch of DNA from Candidatus Chlorohelix allophototropha:
CGGCTTGTCCCTTCCTGCAGGTAAATTTGATGGTTATTGGGATGGGGGAGGGTCAGGCATAACCATTTCCTTGGCTGTATATAGTGACATAATCACCAACTACTATTTAAAAGTAACTTGTGGGAATAATTCAACTTCTGTTTCTACTTCCTCTGCTTTAGTTCCCATAGTTGATAACGCTTTCTCAATAGAATATAAGACTAGTAGATCAACTTTTAAAGTTACTGGCGCTTTCACTGCAAATGGACAGATTTCAGCCAATTTACAATTCAGTGGTGACTCGACTTGTGGACCGGCAAGCGGTAACTGGATAGCCAAACGAACACCTTTCTCCCTTTATGATGGCAATTGGATAGGTACAACCTACCAAAATAAGGTTATATATTTCGGCATCAAGAATAATGTAGTGGGGGATATTACTTTTGGTCAAAGTTTTTGTAATCCTAATCTAGATAGCTATGGCGTAACCTATATCCTGAAAGGATCTACTAGTATTAACAATAATAGTTTTGTGAGAGACAACGGAAAACTTGCCATCTCTGGTCAATTTAAAGATCAGAACGCGGTGAATGGGAGTATAAAACAAAGCTCTACATCCACATGCCCTCTACAGGGAACCTGGCAAGCTAGAAAGGTTTCGCCATTTGAGCCATAAATAATTTGTAACTATTTACCCCTAACCTCCTCAGTGGGGAAAGAGAGAGGAATGAGTTATAAGGGCATCGAGTCCAACAAATACGTTTGTTCTAAAGAGGTTTGAGTTTAAAACACGCTTACAAACAACTTTAAAACAAAGTCGGGCTAATACTTCCCAAGTATATTTAGTTTGAAGCCAAACATTACTTGGGATTTTTGAGCTTGATAATAAGTCGGCTATGTTTCTAAAGCCTGGAACATTTGTATTTGTTGGTCAAGTTCGTACAGCCCAGAGAGCGTTATCGATGGCTAAATATCCAGAAGATAAAATGTAACATAAGAGAAGAAAAAAGGGGTTAATATGCAAAAATTAAAGCGGATTGGGCCTTTACTTCTATTATCTTTGATACTTCTTGTAGCCTGTGGCGAACCGACTGCAACACCTGTGCCGCCAACAGCCACGCCCATACCACCAACTGCAACACCTGTGCCGCCAACAGCCACGCCCATACCACCAACTGCAACACCTGTGCCGACAGCCACGCCCATACCACCGACCGCCACCCCAATCCCATCACCGACGCCTGTTCCAACAACCTATGATGGTAACTGGGACGCCACTGCTTCAGACGGAACTCAGATTGCCTTTAACGTTCAAAAAAACATGTTTGTTTATTTTGCACTACGAGAACCCTGCACTAATTCTAGTCCCCTTCGCGCCTCATACACCATTGAAAAAACTAGTCTGAAGGGTACTGACTTCTCTTGGGAAATTACTTATACTGACAAATTTGTCGGCAAGTTTGAGTCACCTGAGAGTGCTTCAGGAGAATTAATAATCAACATGGACAAAAAGGTGAACGGTTGTCCCGGTGCAAGAAAGATAACCTGGAAAGCCTCTAAAACATCTTTTGCATCAAATGATGGTATCTGGAAAGGTCAAGTATCTAGTGGTGGAGAGATTAACTTTGTAGTACGAAAAAGTATTATTCCCGAGGGGACTATCAAACTTTCAGGCTGTGGACAAATAAATTTTGGTCTCACAGATATTTACCTGAATGGTAATAGATTTTCGTTTAACGGTTTTATGGGTAATAACGGTTCATTCAATTTGAATGGTACTTTTAACGGAGAAAAAGGAGAAGCGAGCGGAGAAGCTAAAGCCAATGAAGCCAGTTGTAAAGCTGACGCTAGCTGGACCGCAACTAGGCAATAAAACATAAAGATTATAAAAGCACAAGTTTCAAATTCAACATATCGCAGAGGTGGTGATGTAGGCAATCGAAAAGGACGAAAATAAACATCAGTAATCAATTACGACCTTAGTACAGGTACGCAGGAAATAAAATGCGGGGCAGAAGGTAGTCGCGAAATTCTCTGGAAAGCTAATAAAAAATAGGCGGCACAAATGGTTGAGCTTGAAGACATCTTTTATATACCGGTCAGGGATAAATATCTGGTGTACGCTCCCTTAAAACGGGTAGTGGCACTGGTAAACCTGAAAGCTCTTCGGCAAATTAAAGAGCAGTTACAAACCGACAGCCCTGCTTTGGGAGAAGTAGAATCTTTGTTAGAGAGACTCCGGTTGCAGGGTGAACCGATTCCTGTTCCCAGGACAGGTACATTGGATGATCCTTTATTCTTGGGAATTATCCCTACACGTGGGTGTAATCTCGCCTGCCGTTATTGTGATTTTGCTGCTCCCAAGCAAACCAGTCCGGTTATGGATATACAAATGGTCAAGAATGGAGTGGATGCTTATTTAGATTTGCTTACATCAGTGGGTAAAAAAAGGGCGGAAATCCATTTCTTCGGGGGTGAGCCTTTTTATGCCGAAAAGGTTGTTCATTTCGCGGTCGAATATGCCCGTTTGCAAGGGGCAGCAGCAGGGATAAAAATTCATTTCGAGGCTGCCACCAACGGTATATATAATGAAGCTCGTTGTCGTTGGATTGCCAACCAATTTGATACGATCGTGCTTTCACTAGACGGTCCGGCAGACATCCAGAACTGTCACCGTCCCGCCATTAATGGGAAAGATGCTTTTAACATTGTTACCCGTAGTGCCCACATATTTTCCGAAAGCCCGCTTGAGCTTATCATCCGAGCGTGTGTAACAAGCGACACAGTAGAGCGCTTGCCGGAAATAGCCCAATGGATCTCAAAGGAATTTCGCCCCTCTGCGGTTTGTTTCGAGACCCTGAAAGAATCGTCATTATCCCGTGAAGCAGGCTTTGAGGTTCCCACACCACTGGCATTTGCCCGTAATTTTATCAATGCTGCTCAAATCCTTGAGAGATCAGGAATTGAGGCGGTTTTTTCAACTGCTGACCTGCGAAACAACCGTGCCAGTTTTTGCCCGGTTGGTAAAGATGCGCTGATAATCTCCCCAGACGGGACAGTGGATGCCTGCTACTTGTTACCGGAAGATTGGAAGCGCAGCGGTTTGAATATGCAATTGGGGCAACTCAACGGGGCATCCTTTGAATTTGACTGGGATACTTTGCAACAGGTACGACAATTGGTGGTACAAAATAAGCCCCTTTGCACCGATTGTTTTTGTCGCTACCACTGCGCAGGAGGATGTCACATCACCAACGCTACTTCCGGACTACCCGGTCAGTATGAGTCTGCATGCGTGCAAACTCGTCTCGTAACAATTGCACTGCTGCTGCGAGAGATCGGGCAAGAAAAACTGGTAGAGGAATGGTTGTCCGATTCTGAAGCACTGGCAGTTTCCGCGCATCAAAGCTCGGATCGGCTTTTCAAGGAGGCGAAAAAGTGAAAAACGCTGTTGGTGAACTAATTTTGATTAGTCCGAAAACCATCCAATGGGTTCAGGATTCAGAAGAAGTGCTAGTTGTGAACGAGCAGTGCAACGAATCCCATAGTTTGCGCGGGGTAGAAGCGGCAGTTTGGAACTGTCTTGTCCTAGGCTATTCTTATGCCGATTTGTTGGAACTTTTAGCAAATCTGCTGGACTTACCCAAATCAGAGGCGGCTACCAACTTGAACGGATGGCTTGAAAAATGGCAAAGGGTTAGTTTACTGCAAAAGCAGGAGGGGTTTGATGACTAACCTGTTGGTAACCCGCGTCTGTAATTTGAAATGTCCTTATTGCTTTGCCGGGGAACATATGCAGGAAGCTAAAGCGGCAGCTGTACCTCCGTACATTTCGCTGGATGATTTTGATAAGCGGCTCGATTTTCTGGAACGGTCGGGAATTGAAGAAGCTCGGTTGATCGGAGGCGAACCAACCTTGCACCCCAACTTCCCAGAACTGGTTCGTCGAGCACGCGAACGGAATAAACAAGTGGTTGTTTTTTCAAATGGGCTTATGCCAGAAGTGGCTTTGTCCGTCCTGGAGAATTTACCGAAAGAGGTATGCCAGATTCTAATTAATATGAACGCTTCTTCTCATCTTTCCGGACCGGACGAGCGGGAACAAGCATGGCGACTGAAAACGCTCAAACGGTTGGGTCCTCGTGCCATGCCCGGTTTTACCATTTACACCACCGATTTTAGCCTAGACTATCTGCTGCCGATTATCTCAGAAACCGAATGTCGCAAGGCTATCAGGCTTGGCTTGGCGCAAGCAATTTATGGCGGAGACAATAATTACCTACATCCCAAGCAATATTCGATAGTAGGGGAGAAAATCGCTCACTTTTCTGAGGTTGCAGCCACGGCTGGGGTCAGAATTGAGTTCGATTGCGGTTTTGTGCCTTGCATGTTTTCAGAGACTAATCTGGAGACGTTACGGCAAGCCCGAGCGGCGGTGGCGTGGCGTTGTAGCCCAATACTGGACATCGGTTTGGACGGGCAAGCTTTGCACTGTTTCCCGTCTGGAGGTAAGTTTC
This window harbors:
- a CDS encoding radical SAM/SPASM domain-containing protein; translation: MVELEDIFYIPVRDKYLVYAPLKRVVALVNLKALRQIKEQLQTDSPALGEVESLLERLRLQGEPIPVPRTGTLDDPLFLGIIPTRGCNLACRYCDFAAPKQTSPVMDIQMVKNGVDAYLDLLTSVGKKRAEIHFFGGEPFYAEKVVHFAVEYARLQGAAAGIKIHFEAATNGIYNEARCRWIANQFDTIVLSLDGPADIQNCHRPAINGKDAFNIVTRSAHIFSESPLELIIRACVTSDTVERLPEIAQWISKEFRPSAVCFETLKESSLSREAGFEVPTPLAFARNFINAAQILERSGIEAVFSTADLRNNRASFCPVGKDALIISPDGTVDACYLLPEDWKRSGLNMQLGQLNGASFEFDWDTLQQVRQLVVQNKPLCTDCFCRYHCAGGCHITNATSGLPGQYESACVQTRLVTIALLLREIGQEKLVEEWLSDSEALAVSAHQSSDRLFKEAKK
- a CDS encoding radical SAM protein, whose product is MTNLLVTRVCNLKCPYCFAGEHMQEAKAAAVPPYISLDDFDKRLDFLERSGIEEARLIGGEPTLHPNFPELVRRARERNKQVVVFSNGLMPEVALSVLENLPKEVCQILINMNASSHLSGPDEREQAWRLKTLKRLGPRAMPGFTIYTTDFSLDYLLPIISETECRKAIRLGLAQAIYGGDNNYLHPKQYSIVGEKIAHFSEVAATAGVRIEFDCGFVPCMFSETNLETLRQARAAVAWRCSPILDIGLDGQALHCFPSGGKFHVSWGDGSDTTSLRNALSDRVKPFRVAGIYKECSTCRFKLEGECQGGCLAATLRRFQPAKISFVMPCYNKLTEGEEYDQR